A stretch of Mustela nigripes isolate SB6536 chromosome 6, MUSNIG.SB6536, whole genome shotgun sequence DNA encodes these proteins:
- the UCN3 gene encoding urocortin-3 — protein sequence MLKPAHLLLLLLLFPGAPRPGLSQKLYRAKSFFGYINPALSEARRSSLEDVPPLSKRGFPYLPSQDPSSGEDEEKEEEEEGKRKRTFPGSGGSSGAGSARYKYLPPAQLKGRPHQEKAKSDRHTKLTLSLDVPTNIMNILFNIAKAKNLQAKAAANALLMAQIGRKK from the coding sequence ATGCTGAAGCCAGCCCACCtcctgctgttgctgctgctgttcccAGGGGCCCCCCGGCCGGGCCTCTCCCAGAAGCTGTACAGAGCCAAGTCCTTCTTCGGCTATATCAACCCGGCCCTGTCGGAAGCCAGGAGGAGCTCGCTGGAGGATGTACCACCGCTGAGCAAGAGAGGCTTCCCCTACCTGCCCAGCCAAGACCCCTCTTCAGGAGAGGacgaggagaaggaggaggaggaagaaggcaagaGGAAGAGGACCTTCCCAGGCTCCGGGGGCAGCAGTGGAGCGGGAAGCGCCCGGTACAAATACCTCCCCCCAGCTCAGCTCAAGGGCAGGCCGCACCAGGAAAAGGCCAAGAGTGACCGGCACACCAAGCTCACGCTGTCCCTTGATGTCCCCACAAATATCATGAACATCCTCTTCAACATTGCCAAGGCCAAGAACCTGCAGGCCAAGGCAGCTGCCAACGCACTCCTGATGGCACAGATTGGGCGTAAGAAGTAG